The stretch of DNA TCTCTTGCTTTACCATTTTTTGCTCAAAAAGACAAGCCTTTGCGACTTGGAGTAGTGGGTCTGTCTCATGGACATCTATGGGAAGTGTTGTCACGTCTAGATAGAGGTGATTTTCAGGTTGTGGGAGTTGCCGAAAAAAACACACAGCTATGGAATAATAAAATGCTGCGGGCTAAAGTTGATGAAAAGCTTTTCTTTCAGAATTTGGACGAAATGCTTGACAAGACAAAGCCGGAAGCCGTAATAGTCTATGAACCTATATATGATCACCTTCGGGTGGTAGAAGCGTGTGCCCCTAGAGGTATCCATGTGATGGTAGAAAAGCCTCTAGCCACTACTGTACAGCAGGCTAAGCGAATGGCTGAACTTGCACAGAAATATCATATTATGGTCCTTACCAACTATGAAACTACATGGTATCCAGCCAATCATAAGGCATACGATATGATTCGTAAAGATGGAGCTGTAGGTAAGATGTCTCGAATAAATGTATATGATGGACATTCCGGGCCCGTAGAGATTGGGTGTGGCCCTGAGTTTTTGGAATGGTTGACTGATCCTGTGAAAAATGGGGGAGGAGCTGTTATAGATTTTGGATGCTATGGCGCAAATCTGAGCACATGGCTTATGGGCGGGAAAAAGCCTGTGAGTGTGTCAGCTGTACTGCAACATCAGAAGCCCGATGTGTATCCAAAAGTGGACGATGATGCTACTATTGTTCTCGAATATCCGGGGGTAACTACCATTGTTATGGCTTCGTGGAACTGGCCCTTTGGCCGAAAAGATATGCATATTTATGGAAATAAAGGAGCCCTATATCAGGATAATGCAAAGGATATGCGTTTCTTTTCAGGAAACAAAGAGGCTAAAAT from Dysgonomonas mossii encodes:
- a CDS encoding Gfo/Idh/MocA family protein: MKLTKIFLFTILFSLALPFFAQKDKPLRLGVVGLSHGHLWEVLSRLDRGDFQVVGVAEKNTQLWNNKMLRAKVDEKLFFQNLDEMLDKTKPEAVIVYEPIYDHLRVVEACAPRGIHVMVEKPLATTVQQAKRMAELAQKYHIMVLTNYETTWYPANHKAYDMIRKDGAVGKMSRINVYDGHSGPVEIGCGPEFLEWLTDPVKNGGGAVIDFGCYGANLSTWLMGGKKPVSVSAVLQHQKPDVYPKVDDDATIVLEYPGVTTIVMASWNWPFGRKDMHIYGNKGALYQDNAKDMRFFSGNKEAKMVADALPEPYNDSFYYLKAAVRGDIEVKSTDLSSLENNLIVVEILEAAIKSNATGKAVKLQ